From the Manihot esculenta cultivar AM560-2 chromosome 3, M.esculenta_v8, whole genome shotgun sequence genome, one window contains:
- the LOC110610293 gene encoding RNA polymerase sigma factor sigC isoform X2, whose amino-acid sequence MGVGFRPSLKCGFPVHSQFVSNSPSRLPSSVKGREGSFNLTRLSFLSVISEEGDILYRDPLKAFACSPGLQILENEHTQVEGSKMIFGKGSHNTIDILVPPSTSSSKDRHSRFSLLLENLNILEESFADSDVLKLERDILMHLGRLGALKLFNTCLRRTFSDVPTETVGECEINGISNNHVNEVIVRSAKKEERKSRRKRASSKTNLVASLSLPSKSIQSGPGKPTYSSAKKASNSQSRRLVIARNEAEMSRGVKMVAELEKIRTTLEEEAGRVVSWSCWAEAAGLDMKELQQRLRFGWHCRDELIRSTRPLVLYFARNYRGMGIALEDLLQAGTVGVLQGAERFDHTRGYRFSTYVQYWIRKSMSKIVTRHARGIQIPCTLSQAINQIQKARKALNTRYGKYADDTEIAKFTGLSLAKIESASKCLRVVGSIDQKVGDSLNAKYLEFMSDTSIQRPEEVVMRQHMIKDIHNLLRGMESRERQVLILRYGLKDYQPKSLEEIGKLFHVSKEWVRRLEKKVITRLRNEEICRNLRHYMNP is encoded by the exons ATGGGTGTCGGTTTTAGGCCAAGTCTCAAGTGCGGTTTCCCAGTTCACTCTCAGTTTGTCTCCAATTCCCCATCCAGGCTCCcttcttct GTTAAAGGCAGGGAGGGTTCTTTCAACCTGACGAGGTTATCTTTTCTGTCTGTTATTTCTGAAGAGGGTGACATTTTGTATAGAGATCCTCTCAAGGCATTTGCATGTTCACCTGGACTGCAAATCTTAGAGAATGAACATACCCAAGTGGAAGGATCTAAG ATGATTTTTGGCAAGGGATCTCATAACACAATTGACATTTTGGTTCCACCTTCAACTTCAAGCTCAAAAGACAGGCATTCAAGGTTTAGTTTGTTATTGGAGAATCTTAACATCTTAGAGGAGTCATTTGCTGATTCTGATGTGTTGAAGTTGGAAAGAGATATTCTAATGCATTTAGGAAGGCTTGGAGCTctaaaattattcaatacatGCCTAAGGAGGACCTTTTCTGATGTTCCTACTGAAACTGTTGGAGAGTGTGAAATCAATGGCATATCAAATAATCATGTAAATGAAGTTATTGTCCGTTCTgcaaaaaaggaagaaagaaaatcTAGAAGAAAAAGAGCTTCTTCGAAAACTAATCTAGTTGCTTCTTTGTCATTGCCTTCAAAATCCATTCAAAGTGGTCCTGGAAAGCCTACTTATTCTTCTGCCAAAAAAGCTTCAAATTCACAGAGTAGAAGATTGGTGATTGCTAGAAATGAAGCAGAAATGTCCAGGGGAGTTAAG ATGGTTGCAGAGTTGGAGAAGATCAGAACAACTTTGGAAGAGGAAGCTGGGCGAGTTGTCAGCTGGAGTTGCTGGGCTGAAGCAGCTGGACTTGACATGAAGGAGCTGCAGCAGCGGTTGCGTTTTGGTTGGCATTGCAGAGATGAGCTCATCAGGAGCACTCGCCCATTAGTTCTATACTTTGCCAGAAATTACAGGGGTATGGGGATAGCCTTGGAAGATTTACTTCAG GCTGGAACTGTGGGCGTCTTGCAAGGTGCAGAAAGATTTGATCACACAAGGGGGTACAGATTCTCAACTTATGTACAGTACTGGATACGAAAATCAATGTCAAAGATTGTCACTCGGCATGCTAGAGGGATTCAAATTCCT TGCACACTAAGCCAAGCAATAAACCAGATACAAAAAGCTCGAAAAGCCCTTAACACCCGCTATGGGAAATACGCCGATGACACTGAAATTGCCAAGTTCACGGGTCTTTCTTTGGCTAAAATTGAATCAGCAAGCAAATGCCTTAGGGTTGTGGGTTCAATCGATCAAAAAGTCGGAGATAGTCTCAATGCAAAATATTTG GAATTTATGTCTGATACGTCGATACAGAGACCTGAAGAAGTTGTCATGAGGCAACACATGATAAAAGACATACATAATCTTTTAAGAGGCATGGAATCAAGAGAGAGGCAAGTATTAATTCTTAGATATGGTCTCAAGGATTATCAACCCAAATCACTTGAGGAGATTGGGAAGCTTTTTCATGTGAGCAAGGAGTGGGTAAGGAGGTTAGAGAAGAAAGTTATAACAAGACTTAGGAATGAAGAAATCTGCAGAAACTTAAGACATTATATGAATCCATAG
- the LOC110610293 gene encoding RNA polymerase sigma factor sigC isoform X1, producing the protein MGVGFRPSLKCGFPVHSQFVSNSPSRLPSSSVKGREGSFNLTRLSFLSVISEEGDILYRDPLKAFACSPGLQILENEHTQVEGSKMIFGKGSHNTIDILVPPSTSSSKDRHSRFSLLLENLNILEESFADSDVLKLERDILMHLGRLGALKLFNTCLRRTFSDVPTETVGECEINGISNNHVNEVIVRSAKKEERKSRRKRASSKTNLVASLSLPSKSIQSGPGKPTYSSAKKASNSQSRRLVIARNEAEMSRGVKMVAELEKIRTTLEEEAGRVVSWSCWAEAAGLDMKELQQRLRFGWHCRDELIRSTRPLVLYFARNYRGMGIALEDLLQAGTVGVLQGAERFDHTRGYRFSTYVQYWIRKSMSKIVTRHARGIQIPCTLSQAINQIQKARKALNTRYGKYADDTEIAKFTGLSLAKIESASKCLRVVGSIDQKVGDSLNAKYLEFMSDTSIQRPEEVVMRQHMIKDIHNLLRGMESRERQVLILRYGLKDYQPKSLEEIGKLFHVSKEWVRRLEKKVITRLRNEEICRNLRHYMNP; encoded by the exons ATGGGTGTCGGTTTTAGGCCAAGTCTCAAGTGCGGTTTCCCAGTTCACTCTCAGTTTGTCTCCAATTCCCCATCCAGGCTCCcttcttcttctg TTAAAGGCAGGGAGGGTTCTTTCAACCTGACGAGGTTATCTTTTCTGTCTGTTATTTCTGAAGAGGGTGACATTTTGTATAGAGATCCTCTCAAGGCATTTGCATGTTCACCTGGACTGCAAATCTTAGAGAATGAACATACCCAAGTGGAAGGATCTAAG ATGATTTTTGGCAAGGGATCTCATAACACAATTGACATTTTGGTTCCACCTTCAACTTCAAGCTCAAAAGACAGGCATTCAAGGTTTAGTTTGTTATTGGAGAATCTTAACATCTTAGAGGAGTCATTTGCTGATTCTGATGTGTTGAAGTTGGAAAGAGATATTCTAATGCATTTAGGAAGGCTTGGAGCTctaaaattattcaatacatGCCTAAGGAGGACCTTTTCTGATGTTCCTACTGAAACTGTTGGAGAGTGTGAAATCAATGGCATATCAAATAATCATGTAAATGAAGTTATTGTCCGTTCTgcaaaaaaggaagaaagaaaatcTAGAAGAAAAAGAGCTTCTTCGAAAACTAATCTAGTTGCTTCTTTGTCATTGCCTTCAAAATCCATTCAAAGTGGTCCTGGAAAGCCTACTTATTCTTCTGCCAAAAAAGCTTCAAATTCACAGAGTAGAAGATTGGTGATTGCTAGAAATGAAGCAGAAATGTCCAGGGGAGTTAAG ATGGTTGCAGAGTTGGAGAAGATCAGAACAACTTTGGAAGAGGAAGCTGGGCGAGTTGTCAGCTGGAGTTGCTGGGCTGAAGCAGCTGGACTTGACATGAAGGAGCTGCAGCAGCGGTTGCGTTTTGGTTGGCATTGCAGAGATGAGCTCATCAGGAGCACTCGCCCATTAGTTCTATACTTTGCCAGAAATTACAGGGGTATGGGGATAGCCTTGGAAGATTTACTTCAG GCTGGAACTGTGGGCGTCTTGCAAGGTGCAGAAAGATTTGATCACACAAGGGGGTACAGATTCTCAACTTATGTACAGTACTGGATACGAAAATCAATGTCAAAGATTGTCACTCGGCATGCTAGAGGGATTCAAATTCCT TGCACACTAAGCCAAGCAATAAACCAGATACAAAAAGCTCGAAAAGCCCTTAACACCCGCTATGGGAAATACGCCGATGACACTGAAATTGCCAAGTTCACGGGTCTTTCTTTGGCTAAAATTGAATCAGCAAGCAAATGCCTTAGGGTTGTGGGTTCAATCGATCAAAAAGTCGGAGATAGTCTCAATGCAAAATATTTG GAATTTATGTCTGATACGTCGATACAGAGACCTGAAGAAGTTGTCATGAGGCAACACATGATAAAAGACATACATAATCTTTTAAGAGGCATGGAATCAAGAGAGAGGCAAGTATTAATTCTTAGATATGGTCTCAAGGATTATCAACCCAAATCACTTGAGGAGATTGGGAAGCTTTTTCATGTGAGCAAGGAGTGGGTAAGGAGGTTAGAGAAGAAAGTTATAACAAGACTTAGGAATGAAGAAATCTGCAGAAACTTAAGACATTATATGAATCCATAG